One window of the Podospora pseudocomata strain CBS 415.72m chromosome 7, whole genome shotgun sequence genome contains the following:
- the CAR2 gene encoding ornithine aminotransferase (EggNog:ENOG503NUZV; COG:E), protein MAPHASSSSSSSSTTTTKPTDPYHASSTTTAITTENTYAAHNYSPLPIVFARASGCHVWDPEGRHYLDFLSAYSAVNQGHCHPALVKALTDQAARLTLSSRAFHNDVFPQWAKKVRDVFGYEMVLPMNTGAEAVETAIKLARKWAYKVKGVEQGKARVWSVDGNFHGRTMVAVSLSVDPESRDNHGPYVPLIGARHPSTGKAIRYGSVEDVEEILGEFGKETAAFIIEPIQGEAGVVVPEDGYLKRVQELCREYNVLLICDEIQTGIARTGRMLCSEWDGIKPDVVTLGKAISGGMYPVSCVLSSKEIMGVIEPGTHGSTYGGNPLGCAVSIKALELVEEEGLVDKAQKLGEIFRSEIRGFNSKIVELVRGRGLLNAVVIDESETNGRTAWDLCMLLKEKGVLAKPTHGNIIRFAPPLVITEDELRSALKTIKEALEELPNATKHEAH, encoded by the exons ATGGCCCCTcacgcctcctcctcctcctcctcctcctccaccaccaccaccaaaccaaccgaCCCCTAccacgcctcctccaccacaacagccaTCACAACAGAAAACACCTACGCAGCCCACAactactcccccctcccaatcgTCTTCGCCCGCGCCTCGGGCTGCCACGTCTGGGACCCCGAAGGGCGCCACTACCTCgacttcctctccgcctACAGCGCCGTCAACCAAGGCCACTGCCACCCCGCCCTCGTCAAGGCCCTCACCGACCAAGCCGCccgcctcaccctctcctcccgcgCCTTCCACAACGACGTCTTTCCCCAGTGGGCCAAGAAGGTCAGGGACGTGTTTGGGTACGAGATGGTCCTGCCCATGAACACGGGCGCCGAGGCGGTCGAGACGGCCATCAAACTGGCAAGAAAATGGGCGTACAAGGTCAAGGGGGTGGAGCAAgggaaggcgagggtgtGGAGTGTGGATGGGAACTTTCACGGGAGGacgatggtggcggtgagtCTGAGTGTTGATCCGGAGAGTAGGGATAATCATGGGCCGTATGTGCCGCTCATTGGGGCGAGACACCCGAGCACGGGGAAGGCGATTAGGTATGGGAgtgtggaggatgtggaggagatACTTGGGGAGTTCGggaaggagacggcggcgTTTATTATTGAGCCCATTCAGGGTGAggccggggtggtggtgccggaggATGGATATCTCAAAAGAGTTCAGGAGCTGTGCAGGGAGTATAATGTGCTTTTGATTTGCGACGAGATCCAGACGGGGATTGCGAGGACGGGAAGGATGCTGTGCAGCGAGTGGGATGGGATCAAGCCGGATGTGGTGACGTTGGGGAAGGCGATCAGCGGGGGGATGTACCCTGTCAGTTGTGTTTTGAGCTCGAAGGAGATTATGGGGGTTATTGAGCCTGGCACTCACGGGAGCACGTACGGTGGAAACCCGCTTGGGTGCGCGGTTAGTATCAAGGCTTTGGAGCTGGtcgaagaggaaggcttgGTCGACAAGGCCCAGAAGCTGGGTGAGATTTTCAGGAGCGAGATCAGAGGGTTCAACAGCAAGATTGTGGAgctggtgagggggagggggttgttgaacgCGGTGGTGATTGATGAGAGCGAGACGAATGGGAGGACGGCGTGGGATTTGTGCatgttgttgaaggagaagggtgttttg GCCAAACCGACCCACGGCAACATCATTCGCTTCGCACCACCGCTGGTCATCACCGAAGATGAACTCAGAAGCGCcctcaagaccatcaaggaggcgctggaggagTTGCCAAATGCCACCAAGCACGAGGCGCACTGA